In Ipomoea triloba cultivar NCNSP0323 chromosome 15, ASM357664v1, one genomic interval encodes:
- the LOC116006400 gene encoding aldose reductase — MAQMTVTAGNEKVGSFRLLSGHMIPAIGLGTWKAQNPRDNVYTAIVEGGYRHVDTAAQYGVQEGVGEGLKAAIHAGVERKTLFVTSKLWCTDLSPDRVRPALMSTLQELQLDYLDLFLIHWPFHLKEGASMPPKAGDVSGFDMHGVWREMEKLVADKLVRDIGVCNFTVKKLNKLLDIAKIKPSVCQMEMHPGWRNDKMLDACKDNNIHVTAYSPLGSDERDLVHDPMVEKVAKKLNKTPGQVLVKWAIQRGTSTIPKSNHAHRIKENISIFDWEIPKQDFEALSSIPDQRRVLNGEDMFVNKTDGPFKSVADLWDHED, encoded by the exons ATGGCGCAGATGACGGTAACAGCCGGAAATGAGAAAGTGGGATCTTTCAGGCTGCTGAGCGGCCACATGATCCCAGCCATAGGGCTTGGCACCTGGAAAGCCCAAAACCCCAGAGATAATGTATACACCGCCATTGTTGAG GGTGGGTATAGGCATGTTGATACGGCTGCCCAGTATGGAGTCCAGGAGGGGGTAGGAGAGGGACTGAAAGCTGCCATACACGCCGGAGTTGAGCGAAAAACTCTGTTTGTTACATCTAAATTATg GTGCACTGACTTATCACCTGACAGGGTTCGCCCTGCACTCATGAGCACACTTCAGGAGCTGCAACTTGATTATCTTGATCTTTTTCTG ATTCATTGGCCATTCCACCTGAAGGAGGGAGCTAGCATGCCTCCAAAAGCCGGGGACGTCTCAGGCTTTGACATGCATGGAGTTTGGAGAGAAATGGAGAAGCTTGTTGCAGATAAACTGGTGAGAGATATCGGAGTCTGCAATTTCACTGTCAAGAAACTCAACAAGCTTCTAGACATTGCCAAGATAAAGCCTTCTGTTTGCCAG ATGGAGATGCATCCGGGATGGAGGAATGACAAAATGTTAGATGCTTGCAAGGACAACAACATCCATGTGACG GCTTATTCACCTCTGGGTTCGGATGAACGTGATCTTGTGCATGACCCCATGGTAGAGAAGGTGGCGAAGAAACTGAACAAAACCCCTGGGCAAGTTCTTGTGAAGTGGGCTATTCAAAGAGGCACCAGCACCATTCCCAAATCAAACCATGCTCACCGGATCAAAGAGAACATTAGCATATTCGATTGGGAAATACCCAAACAAGATTTCGAAGCTCTTTCCAGTATCCCAGATCAG AGACGAGTTCTCAACGGGGAAGATATGTTTGTGAACAAGACCGATGGGCCTTTCAAGAGCGTTGCAGATTTATGGGATCATGAAGATTAA
- the LOC116005605 gene encoding patellin-6, whose product MESESPISMHQPLHFQQDDDASPKPIKKSLVSTLMEAAALRSPSFKEDTYYISHLKHSEKKALSDFKHTLAASSSSSANASMWGIPLLSAAGADDRADVVLLKFLRARDFKVGDALHMLEKCVGWRKEFGADDVVEEDLGFKELEGVVAYMNGFDRQGHPVCYNAYGVFKDREMYERIFGDDEKLQRFLRWRVQVLERGIKLLHFKPGGVNSIIQVTDLKDMPKRELRVASNHILSLFQDNYPEMVARKIFINVPWYFSVLYSMFSPFLTQRTKSKFVISKEGNVAETLYKFIRPEYVPVQYGGLSRPSDLHNGPPKPASEFTVKGGEKVNIQIEGIEGGATITWDIVVGGWELEYSVEFVPNAESSYTIAVEKPRRIAAGEEAVHNSFKSPEAGKLVLSVDNTASRKRKVAAYRYLVRKSSTI is encoded by the exons ATGGAATCCGAATCCCCCATTTCAATGCACCAGCCTCTCCATTTCCAGCAAGACGACGACGCCTCTCCCAAGCCCATCAAGAAGAGCTTAGTCAGCACGCTCATGGAGGCCGCCGCCCTCCGCAGCCCCTCCTTCAAGGAAGACACTTACTACATCTCCCACCTCAAACACTCCGAGAAGAAAGCCCTCTCCGATTTCAAACACACCCTCgccgcctcctcctcctcctccgccaaCGCGTCCATGTGGGGCATCCCGCTTCTCTCCGCCGCCGGCGCCGACGACCGCGCCGACGTCGTCCTCCTCAAATTCCTCCGCGCCCGCGACTTCAAGGTGGGCGACGCGCTCCACATGCTGGAGAAGTGCGTGGGGTGGAGGAAAGAGTTCGGAGCGGACGACGTCGTAGAGGAGGACCTGGGGTTCAAGGAGCTCGAAGGAGTGGTTGCGTATATGAACGGATTCGACAGACAGGGACACCCTGTCTGTTACAACGCCTACGGCGTGTTCAAAGACAGGGAAATGTACGAGAGAATCTTCGGAGACGACGAGAAACTCCAGAGATTCCTGCGGTGGAGAGTCCAGGTTCTTGAGCGAGGGATTAAGCTCCTCCATTTCAAACCCGGCGGCGTAAACTCCATTATCCAAGTCACCGATCTCAAAGATATGCCCAAACGAGAACTCCGTGTCGCCTCTAATCACATCCTCTCTCTTTTCCAGGACAATTACCCAGAAATGGTGGCCCGCAAG ATTTTCATCAATGTGCCATGGTACTTCAGTGTGCTTTACTCAATGTTTAGCCCATTCTTGACCCAAAGAACAAAGAGCAAGTTCGTGATCTCCAAGGAAGGCAATGTTGCCGAGACATTATACAA GTTCATCAGGCCGGAATATGTGCCAGTCCAGTATGGCGGTCTGAGTCGACCCAGCGATTTGCACAACGGTCCTCCTAAACCGGCCTCCGAGTTCACTGTCAAAGGAGGGGAGAAAGTCAACATTCAGATTGAAGGCATTGAG GGCGGCGCGACAATAACATGGGACATAGTGGTGGGAGGATGGGAGTTGGAGTACAGCGTGGAATTTGTACCCAACGCCGAGAGCAGCTATACCATCGCCGTGGAGAAGCCGCGGAGGATTGCCGCCGGGGAAGAGGCGGTTCACAACTCTTTCAAGTCGCCGGAGGCCGGGAAATTGGTGCTCTCCGTCGACAACACGGCTTCCCGGAAGAGAAAAGTGGCGGCTTATCGATACCTAGTCCGCAAATCATCGACCATCTAA
- the LOC116006214 gene encoding macrophage migration inhibitory factor homolog has translation MPCLDISTNVNLDGVDVDSFFKEATTAVANIIGKPEKYVMVVLKGSANIHFGGNKEPAAFAEVVSMGGINSEVKKQLISSIGSMMEANFSIPRTRFFLKVFDTTLAKKLSKI, from the exons atgccTTGCCTAGATATATCTACTAACGTCAACCTGGATGGAGTGGACGTCGACTCATTCTTCAAAGAAGCCACCACCGCCGTCGCCAACATCATCGGAAAACCCGAAAAG TATGTGATGGTTGTACTAAAAGGATCAGCAAACATACATTTCGGAGGGAATAAGGAACCAGCTGCTTTTGCTGAGGTTGTGTCCATGGGAGGCATCAATTCAGAGGTTAAGAAGCAGCTCATTTCTTCTATTGGTTCAATGATGGAGGCCAATTTCTCCATTCCCAGGACTAGGTTTTTCCTCAAAGTTTTTGATACCACTTTGGCTAAAAAGCTGTCCAAAATCTGA
- the LOC116006399 gene encoding probable protein phosphatase 2C 65, whose translation MRLRMGACCTCQRVKKPDGNRGKNAENREEREAEEEHDGIVGRGDCGARIRVHGSTRFVSMYSQQGKKGVNQDAMTVWEHFGGEKNSFFCGVFDGHGPNGHKVAQFIRDGLPSKLSVASKATGDKSHDVEKDIHHHPMFPKWKSNFLQSFKEMDERLEGEEMIDSFSSGTTSVTLIKQGEHLIIGNLGDSRAIMCTRDDTDQLVPEQLTVDLKPNLPSESERIKSCKGRVMATAEEPNVYRVWMPDQDCPGLAMARAFGDFCLKDYGIISVPEIYYRKISERDEFVVLASDGIWDVLSNYEVIKTVATARKRSMAARLVVERAVRTWKQKYPRSKTDDCAVVCLFFKRQKPMILKTVSQARLNMSFPETSGNEENSAIVETDDGLDTLLNYKGNEDGEDGGEQPDSAGRHRRRPRYHPIPS comes from the exons ATGAGACTAAGAATGGGTGCTTGCTGTACCTGCCAGAGGGTGAAAAAGCCCGATGGAAATCGAGGTAAAAATGCAGAAAACAGGGAGGAGAGGGAGGCTGAAGAAGAACATGATGGCATCGTAGGAAGAGGAGATTGCGGCGCTCGTATCAGGGTGCATGGATCTACCAGATTTGTTTCCATGTATTCTCAACAAGGCAAAAAGGGTGTCAATCAAGATGCCATGACTGTTTGGGAG CACTTTGGGGGCGAAAAAAATTCATTCTTCTGTGGTGTGTTTGACGGCCACGGGCCCAACGGCCACAAAGTGGCGCAATTCATTCGCGATGGGTTACCGTCGAAGCTTTCAGTGGCGTCAAAGGCTACCGGCGACAAGAGCCATGATGTTGAGAAGGACATTCATCATCATCCAATGTTTCCCAAGTGGAAATCCAATTTCCTCCAATCCTTCAAGGAAATGGATGAGAGACTTGAAGGTGAGGAAATGATTGACAGCTTCAGCAGTGGCACAACATCTGTTACTCTAATCAAGCAG GGTGAACATTTGATAATTGGTAATCTGGGAGATTCTCGCGCCATAATGTGCACCAGAGACGATACGGATCAACTTGTTCCAGAACAACTCACCGTCGACTTAAAGCCTAATCTTCCGA GTGAATCTGAACGTATTAAGAGCTGTAAAGGAAGAGTAATGGCGACTGCAGAAGAACCAAACGTGTATAGAGTGTGGATGCCTGATCAAGATTGTCCTGGCCTCGCCATGGCTAGGGCTTTCGGAGACTTCTGCTTAAAGGACTACGGCATCATCTCCGTCCCTGAGATTTACTACAGAAAGATTTCCGAGAGAGATGAATTTGTTGTTCTAGCTTCCGATGGT ATATGGGATGTACTGAGCAACTATGAGGTGATCAAAACTGTGGCGACGGCGAGGAAGAGATCCATGGCGGCGCGTCTGGTGGTGGAGCGGGCGGTCCGGACATGGAAACAGAAGTACCCGCGTTCCAAGACCGACGATTGTGCAGTGGTGTGCCTCTTCTTCAAACGCCAGAAACCAATGATACTGAAAACCGTGTCCCAGGCTCGGCTTAACATGAGCTTCCCGGAGACCAGCGGCAACGAGGAGAACTCCGCCATCGTTGAGACCGACGACGGGCTTGACACGCTCCTCAATTACAAGGGCAATGAGGACGGAGAGGACGGAGGAGAGCAACCGGATTCCGCGGGACGCCACCGTCGCAGACCTAGGTATCATCCAATACCGAGCTGA